AGACATCATGGCTGCAATGTTTATGGCAAGAgacaaaaatctttaaaaaaggaatagcaaatatattatatatatatatacatacatatatatatatatatatatatatatatatatataaaaacaggaaacaaaatgcaTCCTTGCACTGCTGCTatatgctggaaaaaaatagcaaacaaTACCACCAACAAACAAAGCCAACCCTCTGCAGGTAAATTGAAGAATTTCCTGGATTGGTGATCAAATCAGACTTAAAATGTCATAATAATTACAATAATCTTGGTAACAATACAATAAGCCACCATCTTGCATGTTACATGAAAGGACACACAATCATGAGTTCATTTGTTGCACACTgaatggaaaggaaaactgcTTTGCAACAAAGCAAGTAAGCAAACTGAAGTAAAAAACCACAAGCAGAAGCAAAACCATTCCCCACCTctggaaagaagagagagaaaaacattcaAGTTATGACCTTATTTTCCAATTCACAAGTGTCGTTTCACCCTTCTCCCCATTCCATGctggtttttttgcattttttggggattctgttaactcttcccctttccttccttaTCTTCTCTGTGCACTTGTCCAACCTCTTGTTCTCTGAAGGTATTTTGGAATGGGTTTCATTTCAGACAAAGCAAATGATATGTACATGGTTTCTCATCCCTAATGAGCAGCCTGTGGGGTTTCATATGGATGTGCATTTCAGTTCTGTATATTATTCTATATAatggagggggagggagggagggaacaATGCTGAAATAATTCAACAGTGCTAGTACAGATGATGCCCACATCTTTAAATTATTAACTCTTGGGCTGACTGTGGTTGGTGTACTAGGAGACTCTTAGATCACATGTGGGACTGGAAAggttttggctgctgctggttggggggaaagggagagggcGAGGGACAGGAATGTGCTGCTGGCTGATCTGCAGGGTGTGCTGGTGATGAGGTTTGGAGGGGCAGCGGTCACCTGGAGGGCACGGAAGGCTCCAGATCCAACAGCCATAGGCAGGAtgggctcccagccccaccagAGCCACTCCCAGGATCAGCTGGGAGTGAGGTAGGAGCCACAGGGCTTGGGGCtcccctgcagcctgcagagccgTGCCTGTGGGTAGGGtgggtttgctttgtttctggATCCCAGTAATGAAGGTACTTAATTTGTAGTAGGGTCAAAGGGAGAGGAGCTGTTTGTGCCCTGCCTCCCCCACTACCCAGGGTGTGATGGCAAAAGGCTGAGGACGGTGCTGGCAGGGCCATGACAGTGCTCCCCCGACCTGCCTAGGGATGGGCAGTGGAGGGACCGTGCTGCATCCATCCCTGCAGAGTGTCTCTAGCATCCCAGGCTGCTTGGGAGAGCCCAGGAGGCCTcagtggagctgctcccagctcgGCCTTCAGCCACAGGCCCCCCCTCCAGAGCTGCCTTTGGAAGGGGATCGTGGGCCGAGCCCAGGGCCCCGTACACTGTGAAACAGGCAGTTCGGGTAGgctcaaaaccaaaaccagaaactaAAGGAGAGAAATGGGTTTCCTTCTGGAAATTGTCTCTAGCTCCTCCAGAAACAGAAGGGCCCATGATTCTGCACCATTTTGCCTTCAGTCTCCCACCCCTGACAcagcctgtgcccaggatcAGGTGCATTCTGCCAGGCCCTGCTGGGCTCGCAGGATGCCTGAGCAGGAGCGCCTGAGACATGAGGATGCCGTGGGCAGATCCTGCTCCCACCTTTGCTGTCCCAggagggagctgctccctggcagTTGCTCACCAGTTGCTCATCAGTGAGTGTTCTCCTGGCAGAGAGGTTTCTCCTGCAGGCGTGGAATGCAagagcacaggggctgctgccagtgccaaTCCCCCACTTCCAGCCACACACCTTCAGAGAGCACAGCCCCAACCTAACAGCAGTTAAGGCAGTTGCAAAGAAGCTCCTTTTCTCTCATTTGTTTTCCCAATGCACCCAAGCCAGCCATGCCCAGTGACACTGCCAGGGTGGTGGAGGGCCAGTGTCAGACTGCTGTGCTGGCATTCACCAGTTCAGGGCTGGGGAAGCCCACCTGGATCGGGCACCTCCACAGCCCAGCCGAGGCAACTGtgcccctgcagagctgttttggGCATTGTGCACAGTCTGGGGAGCACAGGTTCCCATGGGATTGAGCAGCTTACAGAGTTGGGCTCCATATGTGTTTGGGCTGGCTTGAGTTCTGTTTGCAGTGAGCAGCCCGTGGCTCCCACAGCATGTTCACGGGTGGCAGTGtccaaaacttttaaaatttttcttaaagagaaaagggaaaaaaggaaagagaaaatgctcACTGCTTGTTCTCCTGGTGAGGTGTGGCTTTctgctgctcagccccagcctgcccATCACTACGCTCCATTTTGGATAGCTGGCCActgcttgttttcttccagGGGCCTTTTCTGTGGAAAGGGGTAGGAGACATGAGTGCCTGTTTTTACCCAAACCCACAAATTCATTCTGAACCTGGCCTGCGATAGCATGAGTAATAATAACagtaacagtaataataataataaaaatatttatttttgagaaGCACCTTACCAACCAACTGCAACGCTCTGTTGTTCCTTCACTaactctccttttctcttcccttgtTGTCCCTCTCCCCCTTTGGTCATACTCCTTTTCAGTGCTCAGTGGTGTATGCGTGTGTGCTCACTGTTCTTGTATTcaataaaagtgaaataaatgtgTTTGATGCTAAATCAGCCTGGGGCCTCAGTGGACTCCTTCCTACTGAGAGGATGGAGAAGTGAAGGGGGAACCCCACAACAGGGAGCACTGCACATGGAAATACTAGGCTTTGTCTAAAGAGAAGATGAtaaaaatcatggaatcccagaatggtttgggctggaagggatctcatcctgttccatcccctgccacagacagggacacctttgactagaccagggtgctccaagtcccatccaacctggccttggacacttccaggtatccaggggcagctacagctgctctgggcactctgtgccagagcctcggcatcctcacagggaacaattccctcCCTATATCCCTTCTAcccttccctctggcagtgggaagccgTTTCCCCTTGGCCTGgcattccaggcccttgtccccagtccctttccagctctccagAAGCCCCCTTAGgcactggcaggggctctgagctctccctggagccttctctcctccaggtgaacatcccagctcccccagcctgtgcccagagcagaggggctccagtcCTGGGAGCATCTCCACAGCCACTGGACTTGTTCCAACATCTCCacatccctgcagtgctgcagaccccagagctggagacaGCTCTGCAGGTAGGATTTCACCCCACCAAGGGCAGATGACGCTGCCAGGCCGAGAATTAGAGCCGGTGGAGCCGGTAGTGGCTTCCTGTGGCAGGGGCTAAGCCTCGGACAGTGTTCCGCAGTGTTCCACAGTGAGGGTCCCCGTGTGTCTGCCCCAGGGGTCTCTCGGTCCGTCAGTCCCAGGCACGGCTCTTGTCCGTCTGTCCTGTTGCGGGGGTGGGAGCACGGAGGGCCCAGGGGCATGGCAGCCAACTGGGTGGACTGGGGACCGGCTTTGGGGACAAGCCACCAGcggggagcagcagccagccacGGAGAAAGGGGAGCAGCGCCGGCCTGGGAGCCAGGGATGGGCGGTGGGGCCAGGGACCGAGGCGGAGATGGGCTGGGGGCAACCGGGGGGCAGTGCCCGCTGTGCCCGCAACGCAGCCCGGACGGACGCTCCTCCCGCCGCCTTGCCCGGAACCGCCGGGCCCGGATATCCGGGCAGGGCCGTTCTGAGCAGCCGCCGCGGCCGGGCCATGGCGGGCCCCCGGCCGGATCCCGAGCTGGCCCGGCAGCTCTTCTTCGAGGGCGCGGCCGTGGTAGTGCTGGACATGCCCGAGGGCACCGAGTTCGGCATTGACTACAGCGCGTGGGCCGTGGGGCCGCGGTTCCGCGGCGTGAAGATGGTGCCGCCGGGGCTGCATTTCGTGCACTGCAGCGCGGACGGCGCCGGCGGGCGGGACGCGGGGCCTCGCTCCGGCCGCTTCCTCAGCCTGCGGCGCCGTGAGGTGCGGGTGCTGCGCTGGGACCCCGCGGGCGAGGCCGTGCGGCCCGAGCCCCCTGAGCAGGGCGAGGCGCTGCGGGACCGCCTGCGGGAGCTGGACCCCTTCCTGGGGCCCTACCCCTACGAGACGCTGAAGAAATGGGTGTCGCTGAGCAACTTCATCAGCGAGGCGGCGGCCGAGGAGCTGCAGCCCGAGAGCGGCCAGATCTGCGCCTTCGCCGAGGTGCTGCCCGAGGCGGCGGGGCGGCACACGCGGGACCGCGCCGGGCAGCGCCGGCCGCCGCTGGGCGCCGAGTGCCGCAGCTACGCCGAGGGCCTGGCCCGGCTGCCCCGCATGCGGCCGCGGGCCGGCACCCAGATCCGCTTCTCTAAGCTGCCCCGGCAGGCCTTCCCCGCCGGGGCCAGCCCCGAGGAGATCACCCGGCATAGCATGGACCTGAGCTACGCCCTGCAGCAGGTGATGGAGCAGCGCTACCCCGGCCGGCCGCTGGGCCTGCTTGGTGAGCACCGCCCGGGGAAAATGGCATTTCTGGGCAAAGACACGGCTCCCTGGGGGTCTCTCAGTGAGGGACAgatgtttgtggggtttttagcAGCCTTAGGGGCTGTTCCCATTGCCTGGAGGAGACAGAGGGCAGAGATCCgagggggctgcagctccaccCGAGGGGCAGCTTCGATCTCTGTTCCGTGTGACCAGAGAGAGCACCCGAGGGAGTGGCTGGAGCTGTCACGGGAAATTCAGGTTGGGtgttaggaaaaggttcttcccccagatgCTGGTGGGGCGCTGCCCAGGGTCCCGAGGGAATGGGCActgccccaaggctgccagagctccaggactggggtggctgcagggccagggcttgggctggatgatccttgtgggtccctcctgactcaggatattctgtaattctgttcTATGACTCTGGTGTGAGAACATTCAGCCCAGACTGCCCCAGATGAAGTCAAAAGCAGTAGTCACAGGTGGCCTTGGTGTCTGGCACTTCACCTGTTCAGTGAAGCTCTTTAGGACACATCCTGCAGAGTCCTGGGAGTGCCAGGTGGGGAtgggcacccccagccccttgTTCCTGTTTGGTTGGGCAGGGGGTATGGGCTCCCAGCTGGTGGTTCCTGGTACAGTGCCTGGTCCCTCCCTGGCCCAGCTGCCTTTGAGCTCTGTGTGTCACAGTGGCAGTGTTGGgtctgtgccagccctgctgggggGACACCAGACCTCTCAgagctcagctgctccccagcctggtTTGCAGTCTGTGGAGGTCCTGGAGCAGGGTTCTGTTTTGTCGCAGATTGGAGGGAGAAGCCTCCCAGCTTTCCAGCTGGAACCCAGGCTTGGAATAAGCCTTTATTTGTcccttcttccatttttttgtaCATTAATGTTATactatttattctttttcaaaatcACAAAAGACAGCTGTAGGATGTAGAGAGAATAAATTACCTTAGGGAATGGTGGCAAAACAGTTAATGCCAAGCATCCAGTATGATGAACCCTGCCTCTTAATTCAACAAGGCAAGCACACTCTGTACTCAGCTGACGTACTGCTAACTTCTCCCAGAATTTCAGGACAATGGTGTTTGCAGTCTCATGTGCTGCTGGACACTTAGCACAGGCAGGCTGAACTCTCAGAATAACAGCAGCGTCTGGCTTGATGTTCGGGTTTGTTATTTGGTGTTGTTTGCTGTCTGTAAAGTCCCTCTCCAGTGCTGATAATCACAGTTCCATTGTGCtttgctgtgctccagctgaagagcagcacagggtCAGTGTCTGAAGTATGAATGCACTTTGCAAAAGCCAAAGCAGGGTTTAGAAATAATTTACAGAGCTTTGGGGAGGACACATTCCCAGGATATCTGTTTAGTATta
This genomic stretch from Cinclus cinclus chromosome 18, bCinCin1.1, whole genome shotgun sequence harbors:
- the AAR2 gene encoding protein AAR2 homolog translates to MAGPRPDPELARQLFFEGAAVVVLDMPEGTEFGIDYSAWAVGPRFRGVKMVPPGLHFVHCSADGAGGRDAGPRSGRFLSLRRREVRVLRWDPAGEAVRPEPPEQGEALRDRLRELDPFLGPYPYETLKKWVSLSNFISEAAAEELQPESGQICAFAEVLPEAAGRHTRDRAGQRRPPLGAECRSYAEGLARLPRMRPRAGTQIRFSKLPRQAFPAGASPEEITRHSMDLSYALQQVMEQRYPGRPLGLLAELQFAFICFLIGNVYDAFEHWKRLLNILCRSEEAIGKYQDLYINLISVLYHQLNEIPADFFVDIVSQDNFLTSTLQVLFSCTCSSAVDETLRKKAEKFKAHLTKKFKWDFEAEPDDCAPVVVQLPEGVQVD